A window of Torulaspora globosa chromosome 8, complete sequence contains these coding sequences:
- the ATG12 gene encoding Atg12p (ancestral locus Anc_6.113) codes for MSILQHIYTQRKLAAVRSHMSRILESESDNDESGQSSLSSSANVGAHPQQEASQDSHSNNTSNMMQRKLEHFSRRLSMLGLVAAEGENKEGTEKQANLIDSEGSELLQREVPMTTSLLLNKLPKATSEALEKYQAEESDTGGPRQTKVQIKFQPIGSIPQVKPSVCRISAAQPFALVTKFLSKSLKVDQVYCYINNSFAPNPQQIVGDLWSQFKVDNELIVSYCGTVAFG; via the coding sequence ATGTCAATCCTACAGCACATCTACACGCAGAGGAAACTCGCTGCGGTTAGGAGCCATATGAGCAGGATTCTGGAGAGTGAAAGTGACAATGATGAGTCTGGACAGTCCAGTTTGTCTAGCTCAGCGAATGTTGGAGCACACCCGCAACAAGAAGCCAGCCAAGACTCGCACTCTAACAATACTTCTAATATGATGCAGAGAAAGCTTGAACATTTCAGTAGGAGGCTATCAATGCTTGGTTTGGTTGCCGCTGAAGGGGAAAACAAGGAGGGCACCGAGAAACAGGCGAATCTAATAGATTCTGAAGGAtcagagctgctgcagcgAGAGGTACCGATGACTACATCTCTTCTACTGAACAAATTGCCGAAAGCGACCAgtgaagctcttgaaaagtACCAGGCTGAGGAGAGTGACACAGGCGGTCCGAGACAGACCAAGGTACAGATCAAGTTCCAACCTATAGGATCCATCCCGCAGGTCAAACCGTCGGTGTGCAGAATATCGGCAGCGCAGCCGTTTGCGCTGGTCACAAAGTTTCTAAGCAAGAGCTTGAAGGTAGACCAGGTTTACTGCTATATAAACAACTCATTTGCGCCGAACCCGCAGCAAATCGTCGGCGATCTGTGGTCTCAATTCAAAGTTGATAACGAACTCATCGTTAGCTACTGCGGGACAGTGGCATTCGGTTGA
- the DUO1 gene encoding Duo1p (ancestral locus Anc_6.114) yields the protein MSQDNVPDGQPDNGRDNHRMDNSVNRLIPQMFDQMRSNLGMNSFDQVKGKDYQTASHNSLVNTQSMLRELETLDKLIPMFESVNNSLQKAVPSHLRRIHEICKSTNAMLDSWVNIQSQAGYVNKLMDSEEYLKYSEAQLRKDDSVTVETVISEKMREIEALKQQVANEKAKKTFTEQSTSGGQTSGGLRPGSGGRLAKSGSNKAITNSRMRRPSAIPKVTSRLTRPTASSSRKMFR from the coding sequence ATGAGCCAAGATAATGTGCCAGATGGCCAACCAGATAATGGCCGGGACAATCACAGGATGGACAACTCTGTGAATAGGCTAATACCGCAAATGTTCGAtcagatgagatcaaacCTGGGAATGAACAGTTTTGACCAGGTCAAAGGGAAGGACTATCAAACAGCATCTCACAACTCGTTGGTGAATACTCAATCGATGTTGAGAGAATTGGAAACGCTTGATAAGCTGATACCGATGTTCGAATCGGTCAATAACTCGTTGCAGAAGGCAGTGCCGTCACACCTGAGAAGAATACATGAAATTTGCAAGTCGACCAACGCCATGCTTGATTCTTGGGTCAATATACAGTCGCAAGCGGGCTACGTGAATAAGCTGATGGACTCGGAAGAGTATCTCAAGTACTCGGAAGCTCAACTGCGCAAGGATGACTCAGTTACAGTGGAGACAGTTATTTCTGAGAAGATGAGGGAGATAGAGGCATTGAAGCAGCAGGTTGCAAACGAAAAGGCAAAGAAGACGTTTACTGAACAGTCAACGTCGGGTGGTCAGACTTCCGGAGGTCTGAGGCCTGGGAGCGGCGGCCGACTCGCAAAGAGTGGGTCTAATAAAGCAATTACGAACTCAAGGATGAGGAGGCCGTCAGCAATCCCAAAAGTTACATCGAGATTGACAAGACCGACAGCTAGTAGCTCTAGGAAAATGTTTCGATGA
- a CDS encoding uncharacterized protein (ancestral locus Anc_6.112): MCCRIDIIRSVFHLTILLTNINIKRKLRDWTLCDAMESIDTICDNLEAAFADQKDDPLSLVTIIEMYSDQVESEGKEEEKEKYLEKLSELLVAHPDVVAQIGWDLPKGLLNFYVSPNLFPYRRLRSNKIVVGVMNCFQEIAVQGNPKECLLTGCQLLSELTMEHISQELVEIEKRDSAHKEVLESFKDFTSPAELILGLKSHVLFELIQTVLRRIETLYPSKFLGMAVSVICKFLRSNMDEVDNTAFFLRRIFAFCRNYAPKEVSDDAADLKELGSKEVDKIKEDEAILQGKLLRNLCTFAVGFCMKRKHLRHDVQYYGSFSDVKTEKHPYYEELFEACSRFYQLAYSFDIDLREEFLSVIKGSRDIYKSLPPDSEISSDEARRGIGQVVYQLSHTYHLQKMAKATELELDPFGIVVLSGLNYLVTGKHLYPEIKLQDAIYLYIRFATPSLFTDLYFNEAAEEISRYWLWVAITNSGYKELKGQLVEMPSYINAVLLQMLLLRNCEQANEQSRMVTFTLLTRLLCLMPEETTFSFSLDTLLTCPYVKPKICMLGIMKDLMLRSCQCKRDLAAQLMDLKLKDNDSVTDSQKIASQGSPPPLPQRAFLSLNEDRMACIHSVALMAVDKASKEERQKEDLLLLLNYLNFFNALRNKWDKNLLKSIHLEIAAHFNDGTEEKLPEIGFIKVANDTLGNNL, encoded by the coding sequence ATGTGCTGTAGGATTGACATAATAAGGTCGGTCTTTCATCTAACCATACTACTTACAAACATCAACATCAAGAGAAAACTTAGAGATTGGACACTCTGCGACGCTATGGAGAGCATTGATACTATCTGTGATAATCTGGAGGCAGCATTTGCCGATCAGAAGGATGATCCCCTTTCGCTAGTTACCATAATCGAGATGTACAGCGACCAAGTAGAATCCGAGGGTAAAGAggaggagaaagagaagtaCCTGGAAAAGCTGAGTGAACTTCTTGTTGCTCATCCAGATGTGGTTGCACAGATTGGCTGGGATTTACCCAAAGGGCTTTTGAACTTTTACGTTTCTCCAAACCTTTTCCCATATCGACGCCTGAGAAGCAACAAGATCGTGGTTGGAGTGATGAACTGCTTTCAGGAGATCGCAGTGCAGGGAAATCCAAAAGAATGCTTGCTAACTGGTTGCCAGTTGCTTTCAGAGCTTACCATGGAACACATCTCCCAGGAACTGgttgagattgaaaagcgCGACAGTGCTCATAAGGAAGTGCTGGAGTCTTTTAAGGACTTTACGTCTCCCGCTGAGCTTATACTGGGGCTGAAGAGCCATGTTCTGTTTGAATTGATCCAGACGGTGCTtagaagaattgaaacgCTGTACCCTTCAAAGTTTCTGGGCATGGCAGTTTCTGTCATTtgcaaatttttgagatCCAACATGGACGAAGTTGATAATACGGCGTTCTTCTTGCGCCGTATCTTTGCATTCTGCCGAAACTATGCCCCCAAGGAAGTCTCAGACGATGCTGcagatttgaaggaattgggCAGCAAGGAGGTggacaagatcaaggaGGACGAGGCGATTCTGCAGGGGAAGCTTCTTCGTAACCTCTGCACATTTGCGGTCGGGTTCTGtatgaagaggaagcatCTTAGACATGATGTTCAATACTATGGTTCGTTCTCTGACGTCAAGACTGAAAAGCATCCTTACTATGAGGAGCTTTTTGAAGCGTGTTCAAGATTCTATCAGCTGGCTTATTCGTTTGACATAGATCTTAGAGAGGAATTTTTGAGCGTCATAAAGGGCAGCAGAGACATTTACAAATCTTTGCCGCCGGATTCAGAGATCTCTAGCGATGAGGCCCGTCGTGGCATCGGACAAGTGGTTTATCAGCTGTCTCATACTTATCATCTGCAAAAGATGGCTAAAGCTACGGAATTGGAGCTTGATCCCTTCGGAATTGTCGTACTTTCCGGATTGAACTACTTGGTGACCGGCAAACATTTATACCCTGAAATCAAGCTGCAGGATGCCATTTACTTATACATTAGGTTCGCTACGCCTTCACTGTTCACCGATCTTTATTTCAATGAAGCAGCAGAGGAAATTTCCCGTTATTGGCTATGGGTAGCAATAACGAACTCAGGTTACAAAGAGTTGAAAGGACAATTGGTAGAAATGCCCTCATATATAAACGCTGTTCTGCTACAGATGTTGCTTTTGCGAAACTGTGAGCAAGCCAATGAGCAGTCACGCATGGTCACTTTCACCCTTTTGACTCGTTTGTTGTGCTTGATGCCTGAAGAGACTAcgttctctttcagcttaGACACCTTACTCACTTGCCCATATGTCAAACCGAAAATTTGCATGCTTGGAATCATGAAAGACCTAATGTTGAGATCTTGCCAGTGCAAACGGGACTTGGCTGCTCAGCTGATGGACCTCAAACTTAAGGATAACGACTCGGTAACGGACTCCCAAAAGATTGCATCTCAGGGATCGCCTCCGCCATTACCACAAAGAGCATTCTTGTCGCTCAACGAGGATAGGATGGCTTGTATCCACAGCGTGGCGTTAATGGCAGTTGATAAAGCTTCGAAAGAGGAGCGCCAAAAAGAAGAcctccttctcttgctcAACTACCTGAACTTTTTCAACGCTCTTAGAAACAAATGGGATAAGAACCTCTTGAAGTCGATTCATTTGGAAATTGCAGCCCATTTCAATGACGGCACGGAGGAGAAGTTACCTGAGATTGGATTCATAAAAGTTGCAAACGATACTTTAGGCAATAATCTGTAG
- the HPC2 gene encoding Hpc2p (ancestral locus Anc_6.111), with translation MEQLRISSLLSPSIEPERDLSASKSQNVPQSPTQQARQGSNPPKVILPTQKAGGNALAKNDSPDAPGVLVARISSPVNLSGEKASGQTKKPAVAATSSAGGKVAEKEKKVSLTATVPSKPKANTRTAGEGRKVSKTVKKDATAPATSKSGSEKSTASKGQSENENGGKQNSEKTTAKKEGKKTASKVSDKKEGGVPSKAGDTKKKAAVKKEQSSSTKGKTPKKLVAAPAIKSPSLLDLFERGKVTKEIQDPTIVLDVPLYSSKTNEYLDENGQVSFNFYKLVHDKFHATQSESNITDVKVAKRNLLTQLNTTNTVGNAEDEEGEDLVEVDDEGDDDEEDEGDEEKIMASPKKKSHPNKGKSLIGKYDIEDPFIDDSELLWEEQRAATKDGFFVYFGPLIEKGHYGSLERTDGTMKRGGVKNK, from the coding sequence ATGGAACAACTGAGGATATCTTCACTTCTTTCGCCTAGTATCGAACCGGAACGGGATTTGTCGGCTTCCAAGAGCCAGAATGTTCCACAATCTCCAACACAGCAAGCTAGACAGGGCTCTAATCCGCCCAAGGTTATTCTGCCGACACAGAAAGCTGGGGGAAACGCCCTTGCGAAGAACGACTCGCCTGACGCTCCGGGCGTCTTGGTCGCTCGGATAAGCTCACCAGTAAACTTGTCGGGTGAAAAGGCGTCAGGGCAGACTAAGAAGCCTGCTGTTGCAGCTACATCTAGCGCTGGAGGTAAAGTGGCagaaaaggagaagaaagtgagCCTGACCGCCACGGTGCCGTCGAAGCCCAAGGCCAACACGAGGACCGCAGGTGAGGGCAGGAAAGTCTCGAAGACCGTCAAGAAGGACGCGACTGCTCCTGCAACATCTAAGAGTGGATCGGAAAAGAGCACCGCTAGCAAAGGGCAGTCTGAGAACGAGAATGGTGGCAAACAGAACTCGGAGAAAACTACcgccaagaaagaaggcAAGAAAACTGCTAGTAAAGTATCAGATAAAAAAGAAGGCGGTGTGCCTTCTAAGGCAGGTGacaccaagaagaaagccgCTGTAAAGAAGGAACAAAGCTCATCAACGAAGGGGAAGACGCCTAAGAAGCTAGTCGCGGCGCCAGCAATAAAGTCGCCCTCTTTACTTGACCTATTTGAGCGTGGAAAAGTAACGAAAGAGATACAGGATCCTACGATAGTTTTGGATGTTCCATTGTACTCTTCTAAGACTAATGAGTATTTAGACGAAAATGGTCAAGTCTCATTCAACTTCTACAAGCTTGTTCACGATAAATTCCACGCTACACAGAGTGAGAGCAACATAACTGATGTTAAAGTTGCTAAAAGAAACCTTTTGACTCAGCTGAATACGACAAACACTGTTGGAaatgcagaagatgaagaaggcgaGGATCTTGTGGAAGTTGAcgatgaaggagatgacgatgaggaagatgaaggtgACGAGGAAAAGATAATGGCCTCACCGAAGAAAAAATCACATCCAAATAAAGGAAAAAGTCTAATTGGTAAATATGATATCGAGGATCCTTTCATTGACGATTCCGAGCTGCTCTGGGAAGAACAGCGTGCAGCTACAAAGGATGGATTTTTCGTCTATTTTGGACCACTGATTGAAAAAGGACATTATGGAAGCCTTGAAAGGACGGACGGGACGATGAAACGAGGTGGCGTGAAGAATAAATAG